CGGGGTGCGCTTCCGCTTCCAGTGGACGTTCCCGCTACACGTGTCGTCGCACGACCGCAACACCATCTTCGTTACCAGCCAGCATGTGCACCGGACCACCAACGGCGGCCAGAGCTGGGAGATCATCAGCCCCGACCTGACCACCAACGACGAGTCGCGCATGGGGATCTCCGGCGGGCTCACACCGGACAACATCGGGGTCGAGTTCTGCTGCGTGATCTACGCCTTCGCCGAGTCCTCCCTCGACGCGAACGTGATGTGGGCCGGGTCAAACGACGGGCTCGTACACGTCACGCGGGACGGTGGCGGGACCTGGAGCAACGTGACCGACAACATCCCGGACCTGCCGCCGGACGGCGTCGTGCGGGGCATTCACGCGTCGGCTTACGAGACCGGGAAGGCCTATTTTGCCATTGAGCACCACCAGCAGGGCAACTTCGAGCCGCACGTGTACCGCACCGACGACTACGGCGAGAGCTTCACGAAGATCGTCGAGGGCATCGCCGACAGTCCGCTCAGCTACACGCGCGACATCCACGAGGACCCGGTGCGGCCCGGGCTCCTCTATCTCGGCACCGAGAATATCCTCTATGTCTCGTTCGACGACGGGGACAACTGGCGGCCGCTCATGAACAACATGCCGGTGTCGCCGATGTACGGGATCGAGGTGCAGAAGCACTTCAACGACCTGGTGGTGGGGACCTACGGGCGCGGCTTCTGGATCCTGGACGACATCACGCCGCTGCAGCAGTTGAGTGCGGAGGTCGCGGGGTCGGCGGCGCACCTGTTCGCTCCGCGCGATGCCTACCGCTTCCGCGCCATCACGGCTGCGCGCTCCATGCCCAACGACCAGTCCGACGGCGACAATCCGCCCTACGGCGCCTCGATCAACTACTGGCTGGGCGACGGCAGCGCGGGCGGGGCGATGATCCACATCGCGGATGCGGCCGGTAACCCGGTGCGTTCGCTCGAGGGTCCGGGGCAGGCTGGAATCAACCGGGTGTGGTGGGACCTGCGGGACGAGCCGTCACCGGAGATCGTGTTCCGCACCAGGCCGCTCTACGCCGACTGGGTGGACCTTGGCGACGACCGTACGCGCTCCGGCGGACAGGGGCTCTCGATGCTGATGCCGCCGGGCACCTACACCGTGACACTCGAGGTGGACGGGCAGCCCGGCCAGTCGCAGGAGCTGCGCGTGCACAAGGATCCCAATTCCAGCGGAACCGAGGCGAACATCCGGGCGCAGCTGGCGATGTTCTCGGACATCCGGGCCGACTACGCGGAGGTGACGTCGATGGTGAACCGCATCGAATGGGTGCGGCGTCAGCTCTACGACCTGCAGGCCGTGCTGGAGGACCGGGGCGGGGCCGACGAGATCCTCGCTGCAGCGGCCGAGCTGGACGAGAACCTCATCGCGGTAGAGGACAATCTGGTGCGCCTGATCACCACGGGCACGGGGCAGGACGGCGTGCGCTGGGCGCCCAAGCTGGCGGAGGAGCTGCGCTACCTGTCCCGGGCGATCATGAACGGGGACTTCTCCCCGACGGATCAGGCGGGCGAGGTCCAGCGGCTGCTGAACGCGGAGGTCGTGGAGTACCGAACGCAGGTGGAGGAGCTGTTCGAAGGCGAGATCGCTGACTTCAACCGGCGCCTGCTGGCGAGCAACCTGTCACCGCTGATTTCCGACGGGTGATCAGGGCGGGGCGCGGCTCGTCCCGGTCCCATCCGCGGCATCAACGGGCCGACCCGCTGCGCACCGCTGCCGGGCAGCTGGCCGCAACCGCGCCGGGTCAACCACCGGAACCGCCGTCCCGCCTGCCGGGTACGGCCCGAACACTCCTGCGGGCCAACGAGCCAACCGTCCATCACGGGCCGCGCCCGGCGCGGCGCGCCCAAAGTCCCAACCCGTCATTCCATCGCCCAGGCTCGCGCGCGACCCTTCATCTCCCCGCGACCGCGATCCGAGCAAGAGAGAAGGAGGGTGGACGAGATGTGGCAGCTCTACATGGCTAATGGGCACCGTTCTGGCGGCCGTGGTCACTGCGGCGGCCTTTGGGTGGCGCGTGTCGAGCGCCATGCGGAAGGAGAACCGTGAGGCCCACGCCGGCATCCGCACCGAAATCCAAACGTTCCGGGAGGACCTCACGGCCGAGATCGCGGAGAACCGAGAGGCGATCGCAGGTCTCCGGGAGGACCTCGCCGCGTTCAAGGGCCACATGGACGCGAAGATCGACGCCCACGGCGCGCGGATCGACCTCTTGGAGGCCAGGGTCGCCAAGACCGGCGAGGACGTGGCGTTCATCAAGGGGCTCCTGACCGGCGGGGGCCAGGACTGAGCCGCACGGTCGCGCGGCTCCTCGTGGGCTGACCGGGCGCGGATCGCTTCAGGAATCCGCTCTCAGGCTCCGCCGCGCGTTCGCCAGGTGTCGACGAGGATGACGCCGTTGGCCGCGTCGGGGTAGAGCGACGCTGCGGAGGGCCCGCGCAGCACGCGAATTCTGCGTACTTCGGTCGCGGAGAGATCCTCCAGGTACACGATGTCCGCTCTGGCGCCGTCGATGTAGATCGAAGGCATGTTGCTCTGGGAGACGGAGCCGTTTCCGCGAATGCGGATCTCGCTTCGCGTGGTGCCCCCGATGGCGTCCGTGCGCACCATCAGGGACGGCACCCGCGTGGTCAGAAGCTCCAGGGCATTGCGCGCCGAGTCGGATTCATCGGGGATAATCTCGGTGTAGCTTCCGCCGTCCTCCACGTCTTCTTCGGGCCTGTCCGCGACGACGCGCAACTCGTCCAGCAGGAACGCCATGGGAGAAAGCGGGAACTGGACGAAGGTCACGCTGTTGGAGCGGACCTCCACCTCGCCCACGATGGCGATGTACCCGAGTTGCTCAACTCTGACGGAGATGTTGCCGGACGGCACGTCGCGCAGGGAGAAGTGACCGTCCTCGTTGGTGACTTCGGAGAGCTCGTGACTTACAACCTTAACGGTGGCGCCTACGATGGGCTCCAGGGTGACGTTGTCCACCACCTCGCCCACGATGGAACCGCCGTCCTGTGCATGAGCCAATGACGGTGCCGCGGCCAGGGTCATGGCGACCGCGATAAATCGAATCGGTAGATGCTTCACCGGGTACCTCCTGCGTTCTGCCCGCCAAGAGGTGTGATACCCGTCCGAGCGGCAGTCGTTTCCCGCGGGCTCGGCAAATCTCTCAGTTGGGAGGCAGAGCGATCCGGGCCTGGGCGCAGCCGGCGACGCTCAAGGCACGTTCACCACGACGAGCGCCTGCCACGAGGGGGTTAGCTGCGACTCGATGATCGCGTCCAGGTGGTCATCGTGCGGAATGACCCCGCACGGGAAGGCCGAACCCTCGACCCTGTCGATCATCACATAGCTGTCATCGTCGGTCTCGCGAATGTAGCAGCCTATCCAGAGCAGCGACGCCCGGCTCATGTCTCCCGCCTCGGGGGGCAGGTGGCCGAGCGCGAAACCGGAGCGCGTGAGCTGTCCCGCGAACCCGATGATGATCGAGTGCTCAAGCGGGCCTTCGAAGCCCTCGGGTGGCACCACCTCGCGAAGGACGCCAGGGATGTCAGGCAGCTCGACGGAGTGGATGGTGTCGTCTCCGCATGCGAGCGTTGCGAGCACGCCGGCCGCCAGCACGCGCTTCGCCCTCCGGTGCCATCCGTAGCCAGACGCCGGGAGTGAACTCTTCATCCGAACCCGGTTCCTTATCCCCGAAATAGCTCGTGGGGGGGCCGGAGCGGGCCCCCCCACGAAGTCCAACGTCGCGGTCTGGTCGTGACGGTACTACATGCCACCCATGCGCATGTCGATGAGCGACGGGTCGACCGCCCGGTAACCGGTCGATTCGATCCAGTCCATGTAGGACTCTTCGATGTTGTGGTTCGTGTCGTTCTCCGACACCGGCAGCGGGAAGCACATCATGAGCGGATCTTCCGGCACGTTGTAGCGCTGGGCCAGCGGTGTCGGAATGAACTCGAGGTGATTGTACTTGCCGGGCGTGAGCTCTCCGCCGGGCCCTGAAGACGGGGCGATGGACTCGGGGTTGGAGCGCCAGCGCCAGCGGTCGCCGAAGCGGCGTCCCTCCATGCTGAACTCGACGTACCGCTCGAACTTCAAGTACGTCCAGGCTTCTTCGGCGCTCATCGCGTGGAGGGCGTCCATCATGCGGTCGCCGAGCATCATGTTGCCCATCGGGGTCATGTCGGCGCCTTCGGTGAAGTCCTGAAGCTCATAGCCGAACTGGTCGAAATAGGCGGCCAGATCCGGGTTGGCGTCCCAGTCCACCTGCTCGTCCGGATGCAGCCTGAGGTCGAACTTGTTCTGATCAGTCATGTCGATCGGATAGACCGGCGTCGAGGTGCGCACGTTATTGATGTGCGCCATGGCCGCCTGCCAGTTGCCGTTCCGCAGCTCCACCTCCGCTTTGATCAACTCCATCTCGCGTCCGTCCACGAGGTCGATCTGCAGCTGTTCCCGCTGCTGCGCGCGGTCGGGCTCGAAGAAGAGGAATTCCCTCTCTGGATTTCGGGGCGCGATGCCCTTGAGCGGATAGAACATGGGCACGAGCGACACCCAGGTGGGCCGGGCCGGATGGGTTTGTCCGCGAACTGCGGCCGGCTTGCCCGCGGGAACCTCCCGGGAGCCATTGTCGTAGCCCCACGCGACGCGCGAGTCGCCCGTCAGGAGGAAGTGCTCGCCCGCCGGCGTGCCCCAGAACGAGAGTGACTGGAAGCCCAGGCTCTCCACGTGCCCGTAGACGTAGTAGTACTCGCCGCCGAAGCCCGAATAGGTGGTCAGGAACTTGAAGTCGAACGGTACCTGACCGGCATCGGCCCCGGCCCCGGCATAATCGCCCTTGAAGAGCTTGGCCGCGGCTCTGGCACCCACGGCCGCCGTCACCAGGTCGCTCATACCCGCGGACTGACCGACCGTAACCGCGTTGTTGAACGCTTCGATGGCGCGGTCGAAGTAGGCGAGCTTGGGCTCCGGTGAGCCCCCGTCGAAGATGGCGGTGCAGGCGTTCTCGCCCAGATAACGGCTGGCGAGCCCCGCCCAGAAGTGGGCCTGCGCGAGGGGCGGATAGGAGCCGGGATTACTGATTCCGCTGTCTTCACGGTTGAAGCGGCGGACGGCTTCCTCGCCAACCCAGCGTGCACGCTGGAGGCGACCCCAGCCTCCGCGTCCGTCGTAGTTGTCGTTGAGCCAGGCGACTTCCTCCTCGGGACGGACGCCCGCCGACCCGGTGTGGCCGCTCGCGTGGATATCGTGGGTGATGGCGCCGCCCAGCAACGCGTAGGTCCCGAACCCTTCCTGAACGCCGCGGATCGCGCCGTTCACGATGCCCTGGTACGCTCCCTCCAGGTTGAGGGTTGCATCCTGGACGGGCCCGGGGTTGGTGACCGCCAGGTCGCAGGCGGAGAAGACCGCGACCGCCGCAACCAGGCTACCAGTCAACATCCTCTTCGTAAGTCGTCTTACAATCATTTTCTAGTCCTCCTTGCCTTGCGGCATCCAAAACTCCTCGTTCTCGAACCAGGAGAATCCGATTCCCCGACCCTCGAGCCGGGAGAACCGGGCTCTCTCAGGCGCGGATTATCAGAAGACCGCCCGCAGCGAAACGGTGAAGTAGGAAGCCGGCGGCAGCGTCTCGTCGATGCCCTTCACCAGGTCGTGCCGGAACTCGCCCCTGGAGCCGGCGCTGATGCTGTTCTCGTTCTGCTCCGGATGGCCCGTAATCAGGTTCTTGTGGGTCCAGAAGGCCACGTTGCGGCCCGAGATGGTCAGGTCGGCGCGGCTGGCCCAGGTGGTCAGGCTGGGAAGCAGGCTCGAGATCGGAATCGACAGCGTCACGTCGCGGAGTTCGGCGTAGTCGGACTCGGAGTTGGCGTAGTCATATCGCCGCATGCCGAAGCACTGGGCAACTTCCCAGGCGTACATGTCCGCCGGGCGGGTGCCGGGCCACGGGGGTCCCGGGTTGGATCCGAGCTCGCCCTGGACCCAGCCGGAGTCCACCTTGCGGTAGGCGTCGTAGCACTTGGGGTGGGCGATGGTGCGCCCGGTGGCGCCGGCCTCGAAGTAGTTGGAGATCCAGCCGCCGTGCAGGTACTCGCCGCGAGCGGAGAGGCTGATCCCGCCAGGCAGGTCGAAGGACGTGCTCCCCGTCCACATGTAGGGCGGGTTGGCGGGACCGTAGACGGCGCGTCCGTCGGAGAAGACGGGATCGGCCAGGTCGTTGTGGTTCATGACCCGGTAGGCGTTGATCACGGGCACCGGCTCGCCCTCGATCACCCAGCCGTACTCGCCGACGCCGAACGGGGCGGAGCCACCGAGGTCGAGCGTCTTGCTGAAGTTGGTGGCGATGCCGAGGCCGAGATCCCAGCGGAACGAGCGCATGTCCAGCACCGTGGTGTTGGTCATGAGTTCGTAGCCCTTGTTCTCCAGCTCGCCCACGTTGGTGAGCTGGGAGGCCCAGTTCCCCTCGCTGTCGGGCGAGGTGACGAAGAACAGGGCATCCGAGGTTCTCTGGCGATAGTAGGTGACCTCGGCGCTGAAGCGGCCGTCCAGCCAGGCGCCGTCCATGCCGAACTCGTACTCGGTGGTGCGCTCGGGGCCCAGCGCGTCGTTGCCCGGGCGGGACGGCCAGTAGGCCTGCTCGCCACCTGTGCCGTAACCGATCGCGCTCCAGGTGCGCACCTTGTCGAATGCGCCGGGAGCGCGGCCGGCGAGGCCGTAGGCGCCGCGGAGCTTCACCTGGCCGAACGTCTCGGGCCAGAATGGCTCGTCCGAGATGACGTAGGAGGCGCTGACCTTCGGGTAGACGTCGAAGCGGAAGTCGTCGCCGAGGAGTGCGAAGCCGACCTCCTCACCGAAGGCGCTGTTGCCGTCCACGCGGGCGCCGACGGTCAGGAAGTACTTGTCGTCGATGCCGAACTGGTTCTGGGCGAAGAAGCCGCCCGTGACGATGCGCAGCCGGTTCTGGCTGATGCTCTGACGCGTGGCGCCGATCGACAGCGTGAAGTCGCCCGGACCGGGGTAGTGGCGCACCACGTTCTCGGTGTTCTCGATCTCGTTCTCGACGCCCTGGGCGCCGAACGAGAGCGTGTTGCGGATGTTGTCGGCGAGGTTGAAGCCCCAGCTGCCGACGTAGTCGAAGCTCACCACCGTGTTCTGCGACATG
This genomic stretch from Gammaproteobacteria bacterium harbors:
- a CDS encoding TonB-dependent receptor, which produces MRVIRLLTLTLLLGATSWSFAEAQVPANGDVSAQAVDRAARSLGNALGIRTLEATPIVGSLTGLVTDAGSGRPLSAAQVFIDGTGLGGLTNASGRYLIINVPAGTHTLRVELIGYTSAAQEVTVADDQATTADFGLNEEVIDFDEIVVTGTAGQARRREVGNAIEQVNIAEVAEPVTDVGQLLQARVSGARIQFSSGNSGSGADIRLRGNVSVALSNQPLIYIDGMRAKSEPTSSQNGAEDPYSPLNDLNPDDIDRIEVIKGPAATTLYGTEAAAGVIQIFTKQGGQGAPQWTAEVQQGYSYFRPFGTDEVPYLWLDQVFRNGHRQRYSMQVRGGTGDIGYFVSAAWSDNIGAVETDSENRLNLRANTTFRPHEDVLIQFNNTLARTNLQQAQMGNSVTSIMMSAIRGPRNYMAGRRDQETLRLLLSEDYNNQITRAVTGLTVNYTPGTDFTHRLTLGYDFSQDDHFNDQQHCWLCPIGIMSDFSDYIQGGEQRRGMSQNTVVSFDYVGSWGFNLADNIRNTLSFGAQGVENEIENTENVVRHYPGPGDFTLSIGATRQSISQNRLRIVTGGFFAQNQFGIDDKYFLTVGARVDGNSAFGEEVGFALLGDDFRFDVYPKVSASYVISDEPFWPETFGQVKLRGAYGLAGRAPGAFDKVRTWSAIGYGTGGEQAYWPSRPGNDALGPERTTEYEFGMDGAWLDGRFSAEVTYYRQRTSDALFFVTSPDSEGNWASQLTNVGELENKGYELMTNTTVLDMRSFRWDLGLGIATNFSKTLDLGGSAPFGVGEYGWVIEGEPVPVINAYRVMNHNDLADPVFSDGRAVYGPANPPYMWTGSTSFDLPGGISLSARGEYLHGGWISNYFEAGATGRTIAHPKCYDAYRKVDSGWVQGELGSNPGPPWPGTRPADMYAWEVAQCFGMRRYDYANSESDYAELRDVTLSIPISSLLPSLTTWASRADLTISGRNVAFWTHKNLITGHPEQNENSISAGSRGEFRHDLVKGIDETLPPASYFTVSLRAVF
- a CDS encoding RagB/SusD family nutrient uptake outer membrane protein, whose translation is MIVRRLTKRMLTGSLVAAVAVFSACDLAVTNPGPVQDATLNLEGAYQGIVNGAIRGVQEGFGTYALLGGAITHDIHASGHTGSAGVRPEEEVAWLNDNYDGRGGWGRLQRARWVGEEAVRRFNREDSGISNPGSYPPLAQAHFWAGLASRYLGENACTAIFDGGSPEPKLAYFDRAIEAFNNAVTVGQSAGMSDLVTAAVGARAAAKLFKGDYAGAGADAGQVPFDFKFLTTYSGFGGEYYYVYGHVESLGFQSLSFWGTPAGEHFLLTGDSRVAWGYDNGSREVPAGKPAAVRGQTHPARPTWVSLVPMFYPLKGIAPRNPEREFLFFEPDRAQQREQLQIDLVDGREMELIKAEVELRNGNWQAAMAHINNVRTSTPVYPIDMTDQNKFDLRLHPDEQVDWDANPDLAAYFDQFGYELQDFTEGADMTPMGNMMLGDRMMDALHAMSAEEAWTYLKFERYVEFSMEGRRFGDRWRWRSNPESIAPSSGPGGELTPGKYNHLEFIPTPLAQRYNVPEDPLMMCFPLPVSENDTNHNIEESYMDWIESTGYRAVDPSLIDMRMGGM
- a CDS encoding carboxypeptidase-like regulatory domain-containing protein, which encodes MKHLPIRFIAVAMTLAAAPSLAHAQDGGSIVGEVVDNVTLEPIVGATVKVVSHELSEVTNEDGHFSLRDVPSGNISVRVEQLGYIAIVGEVEVRSNSVTFVQFPLSPMAFLLDELRVVADRPEEDVEDGGSYTEIIPDESDSARNALELLTTRVPSLMVRTDAIGGTTRSEIRIRGNGSVSQSNMPSIYIDGARADIVYLEDLSATEVRRIRVLRGPSAASLYPDAANGVILVDTWRTRGGA
- a CDS encoding sialidase — translated: MNTVLRTTWRLLPLVAVILALASASGAQQITPEAYQQLRYRHIGPVGNRLAAVAGVAGDPLTYYAGAASGGIWKTSDGGEYWESVFDDQTDHSVGALAVAPSDPSVVWAGTGEPHIRSNVSLGTGVYKSTDAGRTWRHMGLGEGGPTRMSRIVVHPHDPDIVYVGALGHAHGPQQARGVFRTTDGGESWEHVLYVDENTGASSIEMDPSNPRRLFAGMWTVEVHTWGRESGGEGSGIYLSEDGGDTWNKLEGNGLPALPVGKTDLCLTPADPNRVYALIETGDGVPWHGRETESGEFWRSLDGGSTWELMNHSRDLGGRTAYYNNCFVSPDDPDEVYFQTSGFSRSLDGGATYVNHQGRQRPGGDYHDMWIDPLNGDRMIVGNDQNVAVSMNRGMSWHATELPIGQMYHVTADNAIPYNVLGNRQDGPSFRGPSNSRTGGFGGIGGPISRSEWVTVGGGESGFATPDPEDPNIVWSSASGSGARGGVVVRWDARNRQFRDVEVWPELASGHPASGVRFRFQWTFPLHVSSHDRNTIFVTSQHVHRTTNGGQSWEIISPDLTTNDESRMGISGGLTPDNIGVEFCCVIYAFAESSLDANVMWAGSNDGLVHVTRDGGGTWSNVTDNIPDLPPDGVVRGIHASAYETGKAYFAIEHHQQGNFEPHVYRTDDYGESFTKIVEGIADSPLSYTRDIHEDPVRPGLLYLGTENILYVSFDDGDNWRPLMNNMPVSPMYGIEVQKHFNDLVVGTYGRGFWILDDITPLQQLSAEVAGSAAHLFAPRDAYRFRAITAARSMPNDQSDGDNPPYGASINYWLGDGSAGGAMIHIADAAGNPVRSLEGPGQAGINRVWWDLRDEPSPEIVFRTRPLYADWVDLGDDRTRSGGQGLSMLMPPGTYTVTLEVDGQPGQSQELRVHKDPNSSGTEANIRAQLAMFSDIRADYAEVTSMVNRIEWVRRQLYDLQAVLEDRGGADEILAAAAELDENLIAVEDNLVRLITTGTGQDGVRWAPKLAEELRYLSRAIMNGDFSPTDQAGEVQRLLNAEVVEYRTQVEELFEGEIADFNRRLLASNLSPLISDG